DNA from Quercus lobata isolate SW786 chromosome 1, ValleyOak3.0 Primary Assembly, whole genome shotgun sequence:
GATAAGATGTCCGGAAAAAAATGGTGTCTCGCACTTGCACATGCAATATGCACTATAATAGGCCAACCAGGTATTGGAGATTCGAAAGaattgtgtttttattatttttattggccATAACATAagcataacaaataaaaaaaggaacaaTGCAAAAGTATAAAACCGAGTGGCAGGAAAGAAGAAATTTTCCAGCTTGCTCGGCCAGCCAATTATGTGCTAACTTATAACTCACTGAAATTAACTTGCTTGCTCAATTTTTTGGCAAAATGTAGGTCTTATAAAATGGAGTCAATCTCCCATGACTTTGAACAAGGACGTTCCCTTTACTGCTCACAAAAAGCAGCTCTAAGGGATTTTGCCAATCAAAATGCTTCAGGTAAAATGAAGTCTACTCTCtaattttgacataaaagatgCATTTCTCAAATTCCCATGCTTCTTCAAGGGAAAAAATGTGGTGTCAATTCTAATTTAGCTCTTGATATGCCCAATAAATTACCATTTTTGTTCAAGAAAAAGGGTTAACCTAGCCACATTTACACTATATCCAAGAGAACTAATCTAGTCGTATCAAGTATCAACTATTAACAGTCAACCTAACATAGGCTCGGTGTGAGATTCAAAACACACCAACCCAACGCACACTCAATTATCAATCCAACCTCTACTAGGCTGAAAGTAAATCAGCAAGCTCGATTAATTGCAACAAACTTATGCTTGTCTCATTGAGTAACAAAGAGCCCATTAAGGATGATGTCGAAGCGAATATGGTTGGGGACACTGTTCTTCGGCGAAATGCGAGTAAATTGATTTTGCAAAGCCCATTAAGTGAAAATAATGTTGGttgaaattacaatttcaatTAGGCTTTCTATAATTACCTGGATTACTGAATAAATTGTAATAATCATTTGCAAACGAATTATCAAGCAACAAAGTTCGGTAAAAGTATCAATTCATTGACACTATGTCTGTCCACGCTCTTCATGAAGCAAGAAACTCAAAATAGTTGAGAAATATGTTCAcgacatatatgatatatctaaCACTTCATAAACCTGCCTCAgtacaaaatttctaaaataatccATTACAGCACGAGATAAAATGTATGTGAGGCCTGTGTGAGTGTCTGTCTTGGCCCGTCTATACTTTTAATTGTGTCACTAGAAACTTTCACTAATAAAGAATCCATATAGCAATTGAAGTCATTTTCATATAGCAATTGTTTTTATCTTAACTTCAATTGTTACagaagctctgataccatgtaaaCACAAGAatattttgagatatttttCAGCCTCAACCAATTTGGCTTAGGACGTTTCATTTATATAGGATTGTACAGATACAAagattcaaaaatataaaagagttTAAATTACAAACAACTTCATCTTATCCTATCTTCATCAGATCCTATCTACAATTTGTAATTCgtatttgaaattattacagCTGCCGTGGATAGCTGGATTAACTTCAGCAGAGattttaaattacaaacaaCATCAACTTATCCTATCTTTAGCTCTTATCCTTAACACAGAAATAAAACTCTTAGCATATTTTTTGTATGTGTATTgttttatatagaaaaaatagagTCTTAACTTATTACGTCCCTTCTATAATAATTACTATTTAGCATTAAGTTAAGATGATAATTACGAGTACAAGCCTTGTAGGTTGCTTGTTGCAGTAGGAGCCTctcaaaagttgaaaaaaatctGCACTTATAGGAGAAAAGGACCTCCGTGtcatacaaaaacaaaagcaaaagcctGACTTTGACTTTAGGAGAAAGGATTACAATGAGACAAAATAGGGGAAGAgtccaaatcaatccaaaagcTGCGGCAAGAGACAAACCACatggagaagagaaaaaaaagaaaccaaaagccGGAACAGAGAAGAAATAAAGCCgcggaagaaaaaaaagaaaaaaaaagaaagggatttTAACGTTAACGTTTCAGTAACGTGAGTGATAAAGTCAGAGTTATTTCATTTAATGAGAGAGGTTAGTTGTCCAAATTTTATTGGTGGAGCATGAAGTGGAGCATAATtgatgagacagaagatttggactcgtaAAGTTTATTGTGATTGAGcagagtccaaatcttctgtctcatcaATTATGCTCCACTTCATGCTCCACCAATAAAATTTGGACAACTAACCTCTCTCATTAAATGAAATAACTCTGACTTTATCACTCACGTTACTGAAACGTTAACGTTAaaatccctttctttttttttcttttttttcttccgcGGCTTTATTTCTTCTCTGTTCCggcttttggtttcttttttttctcttctccatGTGGTTTGTCTCTTGCCGCAgcttttggattgatttggacTCTTCCCCTATTTTGTCTCATTGTAATCCTTTCTCCTAAAGTCAAAGTCaggcttttgcttttgtttttgtatgaCACGGAGGTCCTTTTCTCCTATAAGTGCagatttttttcaacttttgagAGGCTCCTACTGCAACAAGCAACCTACAAGGCTTGTACTCGTATCGTTCAGTCACAAAGTAAGTCCTCTTCTTTTGGTTTAatgtaaataaatttctttatttaatttattttaggatttaTAACAACTTTCTTATACTTGTGTGAGTTTGTGTCTaacgtgtgtgtgtatatatatatatatatatgttgtttattaaaaaaaaataactattttgtttttgttttgtattaagGTCATGAGTGATAGCAATTATCATACTAAGACTGATAGTCAATCGGTtcgaaaattgaattttgaagaTGAGGATTCACCACTTGTGATAGTTGAACAACCAGAACCAATATCAATAGATAGCAATGATAAAATTCATGCCAATGTAGAAGAAGAAGTGATTCCGAAATTAGGAATTGAGTTTGAGACTGAGCAAGATGCGTATGATTTCTATAATAGTTATGCGCGTGTAGTTGGATTTAGTATTAGGCGAAGTAAGGGCCACAAGGGTGATAAAGATGGTTCACGTAAATGGTTAGATAGAGTTTTTTGTTGCTCTTGCGAGGGTATACGAGGGAATGACAAAAGAGATGATAATGTGAAATGCCATCGTCCAGAAACAAGATGTGGTTGCAAAGCAGAGATGAAAATTAGTTGTAGATatagtgaaaaatattgtgtggTAAAATTTGTGTCAGAGCACACACATGTCTTAGCTTCTCCTCGTAAGCGTATATTCCTTCGATCTCAAAGGTCCATTAATCCAGCCCAAGCTGTTGAGGCTGAATTAGCAGATAGTTCTGGAATTGCACCAAGAGCAAGTGTAGGACTAATGGCTCGAAGGGTAGGTGGACTTGACAATCTTGGCTTCATTCCTGAggattataataattatttgcgTACAAGACGAACAGAAGAGATGAAAAACGGGGATACAGGAGGCTTACTTGAATATCTTCAAAGAATGCAATCTGAAGACCTTAATTTTTCTTATGCAATTCAGGTTGACCTTGATGATctaattacaaatattttttgggcAGATGGTAGAATGAAGTTGGATTATGAATATTTTGGGGATGTAGTTTGCTTTGATacaacttacaaaaaaaataaagaaggtaGGCCGTTTGCATTGTTTGTTGGTGTAAATCATCATAAACAAACTATCATCTTTGGTGCTGCATTGTTATATGATGAAACATCTGAGACTTTCATATGGTTGTTTGATTCTTTTCAGAAAGCAATGTTTGGTAAGAAACCACAGACTATCCTCACAGACCAAGATGCTGCAATGGCAAAGGCATTAGCTTCACAATGGCCAGAAACACATCATCGTTTATGTGTTTGGCATATGTACCAGAATGCAGCTAAGAACCTCAAAGAAGTGTTTGGAAGGTACAATACTTTTGCAGGAGATTTTAGTAGTTGTGTATATGACCATGACTATGAAGATGATTTTTTAGATGCATGGGATAATATGCTTGATAAATATGATCTAAAGAATAACAGTTGGTTGCAAAGACAATTTGAGTTAAGGGAGAAATGGGCTTTGGTTTATGGGAGGAAAACATTTTGTGCTGATATGTCTACTACTCAGAGAAGCGAGAGTATGAACAGTCAAATTAAAAGGTACATAACTTATAATTATGACTTGTTGCGTTTCTTTCATCACTTTCAAAGGTTGGTTGATGATAGACGTTTTGAAGAGTTGAGAGCAGATTTTAAAGCAACTCAAAGTAAACCATCATTAGAATATCCAGTAGAAATATTGAAGCATGCAGCAAGTGTTTATACTCCTGCAGTATTTAAGTTGTTTAATCGTGAATTATGGCTCACTTGGGATTGTGAATTGCATAAGGAGGGTGAGGTTGGATCTGTGGTAATATATAAAGTTATTTCTCCCCATAAATCTCGCCAACACATTGTTCAATTTGATTCATTGGCTTCTACAGTGATGTGTAGttgtaataaatttgaatttgttggaATTTTATGTGCCCATGCCTTAAAAGTGTTATCTCTTCAAAATTGTAAAAGGGTGCCAAATCAGTATATTTTAAAAAGGTGGACAAAAGATGCAAAGGTTGGTTCtacaatgaaaaattatatgcaTGTAGGACCACATGACCAAAATGCAGATGTGGGAAGTCGTTATAAAGTGTTGCTTAAATTGTATTCTAATTTGGCAGCAAGAGCTGCACTGACTGATGAGACTTTTCGTATTTCTTTGGATGCTCATGAAAGTACTTTGAACAAAGTAGAggcaaatttgaaaaatttatcaattgaaGAATCTACTGTTGGGAGCACTCATTTCAAATCAAAGGCTCAACAAGCTAATGATAATATGCAGCCTACTAATTGTgaaggaaataaaattaaaggaattaAGCTTAAAGGGAGACAAGCATGTGTAGGGACATCTCGTAGAAGAAAGGGTGCATTAGAGAAAGctacaagaaagagaaaacgTCAAACTAAAGCATCCTCTCATATTCAACAGCTCACACCGgtatgaaatttgttttttgttttgttactttGTGCTTACGATTTGTTAGACAATAGTATGTAGTAATActctaaattatttatatgattttcaTTGTGAAATGTATCAGGAAGATAGCATGAGAAATTTAAATACACCTGGCTTTACTGATATGCTGAACTTGACACAGGTAATTAAAcgaaagtttatttattgatttattttttgcttttatttttatttgtttcattgtgAAATGTATCAGGAAGATAGCATGGGAAATTTAAATACACCTGGCTTTACTGATATGCTAAACTTGACACAGGTAATTaaatgaaagtttatttattgatttattttttgcttttatttttatttgtttcattgtgAAATGTATCAGGAAGATAGTATGGGAAATTTAAATACACTTGGCTTTACTGATATGCTGAACTTGACACAGGTAATTaaatgaaagtttatttattgatttattttttgcttttatttttatttcattgttaaATGTATCAAGAAGATAGCATGACAAATTTAAATACACCTGGCTTTACTGATATGTTGAACTTGATACAGGTAATTAGATGAAAGttgatttaattattaattttttgctttgattttattgatttctAATTTGTTATACATTTATATGTAGGCACAATTACCCAAAGTGGGAAATCAAAGAAATTATGAAGATGTTGAATAACAAGATAGAATTGAAGATAGAAGTGCGATTGCTTGTAGGAATTTATCAGCCACGCTCCAAGTCCATAGAGATCATGCATTGAGATATTAActtaattttgcaaatttttttatcttttactaTGGTTTTCTAGATGTGTCTTTTAGTTAGATCTTGTTAGCAAATGGGCTCCTTGAACTTCTGTATTTGGGGGAGGAGCAtcgttttttgtttgtttgtaggTCTAAAACTTCTGCTTCCTTTAAAAATTATCTTCTTTAAACTTCTGTATTTGTGGCACTTGCCTAATTTTGATGAGCATAATtgatgagacagaagatttggactctaAACTTTACacacattctcaaaaaataataataataaacaataaactttacacaaaaacaTACTATTACACTTTCTACCtgctccaaaaataaaaaataaataaataaataaataatagcaGAGTGGTTTACAACAAGTAGTACTATCGTATAAGTTACAACATCCAAATGAGCGGGGGCCTTTCATGTATGGACCTATAAGGCTACAACTAAACTAATATTCTAACATTGTCATTTAGAAATTTCTTCCACAAGCCGGTTCTTTGCTTTCTCCAATCTTCATGGCCCGTATAAGCCACAAGCAAAGGAAGAATATGAGTAAGATGGTCAGCTCTTGGCCTAGGCCTATCCCTATACCCCCAAAATTTTATAGAAGGGTCCCAAAGCctccttgaaaattttttttaaaaaaaatgaacaaaagttatagggtgattttttttataaggaaaatatGTAAGTGGATATCTCATTATTTCTCCCAACTCCAAGAAGACCTCAAAAATACTAGACCAATAAAAATTCAACCCATTTGAAATCCTAAATTGTTTCACCAAAAAGGAATTGTTATGAGTGTGTAGATTAAGTGAATTAGCTATCATTTGTAACAAATACGTTAACAAAACCTAAATGTATAAGCTTATTTAGAAAATTTGCAttccaaaaagtaaaaagatgggtttttaaacaaatataatatatatatatatatatgtatgtaaataaattttatttaattgatatttaaatattttatgaaaaaacaatttaaaattatcGTCTAGATCTCAAACTTTATTGAGTCGCCCTGCAAAGCAATACCAGGGTGTTGTTCAAACCTGTTGGATTTGGGCCTTAAAGATCCTCTTGTTTGACATTGGTCTTGGATCTCGTTGATCCCCTTTCATCCCTTCAATAACCTCTCAAAATACTTGtccatatttttcaaaaaacctcGTGAAGCTTGTTGTTGGTATAACAAAGTTTAGGTACTGTATATTAagttttccaattaaattccAACACATTTTATATTGAtcaatacaaaacaaaatttattatttttcttgagtacaattaaattcaatctagttatgtgtttgaattttattggaAAACCTAATGTACTGCACCTGAAATTCTTCGTACTTTGAGATGAAATTTCCATTTCACCTCTTGCTTTACCATGCTTACCAACTAAAtaataagagttttttttttttttttttatagaaaaactACATAATAAGAGTGATGCTCgggaaataaaaattttacattaaaaaaatcctTAGAAACTGACACGGTAccattcacacaaaaaaaaaaaaaaggaaaaaaaattatgacattcATTTATTATGCTAGTGAAATCCATTAATTACATTTATTGAACTATCAATTTGTATTCCATTtctagtaaaattttaaatttgtagaAACTTTAGTAATAAATACGTAGGAGTGTACGCGGTTTGGTCGGTGCAATTTTTCCCCAAATTTATCACGGAACCGATAGAGATcggttttcttattatttgaACCAATGCACACCACCTAGGGTCGGTTTTCCAATCTATAGCGGTGTGGTTTTTTACGGTCGGTTTAATCGGTTTGAAATATTAACATCTCTAtacaattttgttttacatACAAAGATAAGAACATAAAATAACAAGGAATTCATTATATTGttctcaatataaatataaaataaaagctaattatttatatatatatatatataaacttaaagcAGTTGTTACTAAATATTAAAATCAAAGTGCGGAATATAGTGAGTGATTAGCTCTCAATGAAGGATTGAAAGCGAGAACTCTCTCAATCTCTGTCTccctcaaaaatcaaaatgctggaaaaaaaaataaaaaaataaggttaGTACTTAGTAGACTATGACACACTGAGTCACTAATTGAAGCTAGGCCTGTTTAGATTCTACCCGCAGCCGACAAAACCGATCTACACCGATCTGAACCACACCCATTTGAGCTTCACCGGAGGTAAATGGCACGGTGGTCGAAGACGATTTGCGAGTACCAATGACAGCCGGTGCGGCAAGCAGTTATGGGTTTTGCATTTTGATGTGTAATCGAACTGACCGccatgtatgtgtgtgtgtatatatatattatatatagtttaacatatacatatacatatatgtatatgtaatcatgttttagttttaaaatataagaaatttctAGAGGGAAAGATAGAGAGAGTACTACTGCAATAGAGAAGAGAGGCGTGAAAGTGAGAAAGGAGAaggaaggaagaaggaaaaaaagtagGGTTAAGTTTAGTGATTTAAAATGACATagttccatttaatttttttttttttttttatttgatacaAAACGACATCGTTTTAGTTAGAACTTAGGTTAAATTTCTgaatctcttttaaattttgtcttCTCTTGTCTCTCATCCGTCTC
Protein-coding regions in this window:
- the LOC115953741 gene encoding protein FAR1-RELATED SEQUENCE 5-like, translating into MSDSNYHTKTDSQSVRKLNFEDEDSPLVIVEQPEPISIDSNDKIHANVEEEVIPKLGIEFETEQDAYDFYNSYARVVGFSIRRSKGHKGDKDGSRKWLDRVFCCSCEGIRGNDKRDDNVKCHRPETRCGCKAEMKISCRYSEKYCVVKFVSEHTHVLASPRKRIFLRSQRSINPAQAVEAELADSSGIAPRASVGLMARRVGGLDNLGFIPEDYNNYLRTRRTEEMKNGDTGGLLEYLQRMQSEDLNFSYAIQVDLDDLITNIFWADGRMKLDYEYFGDVVCFDTTYKKNKEGRPFALFVGVNHHKQTIIFGAALLYDETSETFIWLFDSFQKAMFGKKPQTILTDQDAAMAKALASQWPETHHRLCVWHMYQNAAKNLKEVFGRYNTFAGDFSSCVYDHDYEDDFLDAWDNMLDKYDLKNNSWLQRQFELREKWALVYGRKTFCADMSTTQRSESMNSQIKRYITYNYDLLRFFHHFQRLVDDRRFEELRADFKATQSKPSLEYPVEILKHAASVYTPAVFKLFNRELWLTWDCELHKEGEVGSVQELH